Proteins encoded by one window of Cystobacter ferrugineus:
- a CDS encoding PTS system mannose/fructose/N-acetylgalactosamine-transporter subunit IIB codes for MISLVRVDNRLIHGQVVEAWLPHLKVSRVIVADDEAAASPLVRAAMALAVQSAIEVQILPLQQVDFAGASRDSLKTLLLLRDVAAVPFVQAHGLKLEHLNLGNVHFGTGRRQVSPSVFLSESELQTLQRLGHDGVRVEARAVPTEKPVELPELVERWGKAG; via the coding sequence GTGATCTCCCTGGTCCGTGTCGACAACCGCCTCATCCATGGACAGGTCGTCGAGGCCTGGCTGCCGCACTTGAAGGTCTCGCGCGTCATCGTCGCGGATGACGAGGCGGCCGCCAGTCCGCTGGTGCGCGCGGCGATGGCCCTGGCGGTGCAGAGCGCCATCGAGGTGCAGATCCTCCCCCTGCAGCAGGTGGACTTCGCGGGGGCCTCCCGTGACAGCCTCAAGACGCTGCTGCTCTTGCGCGACGTGGCGGCGGTGCCCTTCGTCCAGGCGCACGGGCTGAAGCTGGAGCACCTCAACCTGGGCAACGTGCACTTCGGCACGGGGCGGCGCCAGGTGTCCCCGTCCGTCTTCCTGTCCGAGTCGGAGCTGCAGACGCTGCAGCGGCTGGGCCACGACGGCGTGCGGGTGGAAGCGCGGGCGGTGCCCACGGAGAAGCCCGTGGAGCTGCCGGAACTGGTGGAGCGCTGGGGAAAGGCGGGGTGA
- a CDS encoding chloride channel protein: MESIEEGGRSGPWASVERRVLRLLALTNRLRLPGPSVLPVAGALVGLYSGLAAGLFANLIGLVSGMALGFPKLLDALEPHSSTRAALRQAFAEARWEFEFLVVGIPLGLSALVLSRLIMPGGPRSQVKRRLEVLGLLVLGALSLYYPLVALAAANSVLGHLHDVGREVRHLPPWWVMLLPMLGGALVGRVLRDRPETHGHGVPEVVKAVEREGRLPGRDGVLKLVASAITIGTGGSAGREGPIVFGGAAFGSEVGRTLGFTRRELAILLASGAGAGIAASFNAPIAGALFAMEIILREFQLRVFSPIILASVTATLVGRGVMGSAPMVRRVAYSMVSGWEIVFYALLGLVTGLLAYVFIRSLHGVETFFHGEGKGRWSARVGRLPLYVKAGLGGLVVGGLALVHPVVWGTGHESINDAAVRALSVSLLASGCVLKLVGTAITLGSGGSGGTFFPMTVMGALAGGAFGEVMHAALPGITAPSGAYAMVGMGGAVAALTRGPLTGLMMVYELSGNYAIILPLMVTCTIASALCHALVERRAGVDANTLGRVPVDELVAWVEPVEPGAWAPEVRERLLASLEKALPVRDAAGTLLGVVSASALEARELRADRGTVEGWVRRVPAVSVETPVGDALRLMDAHEVDALPVRGEGKVGVVTRAGLLRFLQRERRIRQKEPPFSPTELPR; the protein is encoded by the coding sequence ATGGAATCGATCGAGGAGGGTGGCCGATCGGGGCCGTGGGCGAGCGTGGAGCGGCGGGTGTTGCGGCTGCTGGCGCTCACCAACCGGCTGCGACTGCCGGGGCCCTCGGTGTTGCCGGTGGCGGGGGCGTTGGTGGGCCTCTACAGCGGTCTGGCCGCGGGGCTGTTCGCCAACCTCATCGGGCTCGTGAGCGGAATGGCCCTGGGCTTTCCCAAACTGCTCGATGCGCTCGAGCCCCACTCCTCCACCCGCGCGGCCCTGCGTCAGGCGTTCGCCGAGGCGCGCTGGGAGTTCGAGTTCCTCGTCGTGGGGATTCCGCTCGGGCTGAGCGCGCTGGTGCTCTCGCGCCTCATCATGCCGGGAGGGCCGAGAAGCCAGGTGAAGCGCCGCCTGGAGGTGCTGGGGTTGCTGGTGCTGGGGGCGCTGTCGCTCTACTACCCGCTGGTGGCGTTGGCGGCGGCCAACTCGGTCCTCGGGCACCTGCATGACGTGGGGCGGGAGGTGCGGCACCTGCCGCCCTGGTGGGTGATGTTGCTGCCCATGCTGGGGGGCGCGCTGGTGGGCCGCGTGCTGCGCGACCGTCCCGAGACGCATGGCCACGGCGTGCCCGAGGTGGTGAAGGCGGTGGAGCGCGAGGGCCGGCTGCCCGGGCGCGATGGGGTGCTCAAGCTGGTGGCGAGCGCGATCACCATCGGCACGGGCGGCTCGGCGGGGCGCGAGGGGCCCATCGTCTTTGGCGGCGCGGCGTTCGGCTCGGAGGTGGGCCGCACGCTGGGCTTCACGCGGCGCGAGCTGGCGATCCTCCTGGCCAGTGGCGCGGGCGCGGGCATCGCCGCGTCCTTCAACGCGCCCATCGCCGGGGCCCTGTTCGCGATGGAGATCATCCTGCGCGAGTTCCAGCTCCGCGTCTTCTCGCCCATCATCCTCGCGAGCGTCACCGCCACGCTGGTGGGCCGGGGCGTCATGGGCAGCGCGCCCATGGTGCGGCGCGTGGCGTACAGCATGGTGAGTGGCTGGGAGATTGTCTTCTACGCGCTGCTCGGGCTGGTGACGGGGCTGCTGGCGTATGTCTTCATCCGCTCGCTGCACGGCGTGGAGACGTTCTTCCATGGCGAGGGCAAGGGCCGGTGGAGCGCGCGGGTGGGGCGGCTGCCGCTGTACGTGAAGGCGGGGCTGGGGGGCCTGGTGGTGGGTGGCCTGGCCCTGGTGCACCCGGTGGTGTGGGGCACGGGTCACGAGTCCATCAACGACGCGGCGGTGCGAGCGCTGTCCGTGTCGCTCCTGGCGTCGGGCTGCGTGCTGAAGCTGGTGGGGACGGCCATCACCCTGGGCTCGGGGGGGTCGGGCGGGACGTTCTTCCCCATGACGGTGATGGGAGCGCTGGCGGGCGGAGCCTTCGGCGAGGTGATGCACGCGGCCCTGCCTGGCATCACCGCCCCGAGCGGGGCCTACGCCATGGTGGGCATGGGCGGGGCGGTGGCGGCGCTCACGCGCGGGCCGCTGACGGGGCTGATGATGGTGTACGAGCTGAGCGGCAACTACGCCATCATCCTGCCGTTGATGGTGACGTGCACCATCGCCTCGGCGCTGTGCCACGCGCTGGTGGAGCGGCGGGCGGGCGTGGACGCGAACACGCTCGGGCGCGTTCCCGTGGACGAGCTGGTGGCGTGGGTGGAGCCGGTGGAGCCCGGAGCGTGGGCTCCCGAGGTGCGTGAGCGGCTGCTCGCGTCGCTCGAGAAGGCGCTGCCCGTGAGGGATGCGGCGGGCACGTTGCTGGGCGTGGTGAGCGCGAGCGCGCTGGAGGCCCGGGAGCTTCGGGCCGACCGGGGCACGGTGGAGGGGTGGGTGAGACGGGTGCCCGCCGTGTCCGTGGAGACGCCGGTGGGCGATGCCCTGCGGCTCATGGACGCGCACGAGGTGGATGCGCTGCCGGTGCGGGGCGAGGGGAAGGTGGGGGTGGTGACGCGCGCGGGCCTCCTGCGCTTCCTCCAGCGCGAGCGGCGCATCCGTCAGAAGGAGCCGCCCTTCTCCCCCACGGAGCTGCCCAGGTAG
- a CDS encoding PTS sugar transporter subunit IIA codes for MVGLVVASHGRLADELVTTAEQIVGKLPAVATCNIEPGTSLEDLRAKMRQAVTELDQGDGVIVMADLFGGTPCKESLMMCSERCQGRLEVLAGVNLPMLLKANSLRSEEMPLAEMAAQLASYGQRNITCASALLREAQQRQQQSAPRT; via the coding sequence ATGGTCGGCCTCGTAGTGGCATCGCACGGACGTCTGGCGGACGAACTGGTGACGACCGCGGAGCAGATCGTGGGCAAGCTGCCCGCGGTGGCGACCTGCAACATCGAGCCGGGAACCTCTCTGGAGGATCTCCGGGCGAAGATGCGGCAGGCCGTGACGGAGCTGGACCAGGGCGATGGCGTCATCGTCATGGCCGACCTGTTCGGCGGTACGCCTTGCAAGGAATCGCTCATGATGTGCTCGGAGCGGTGTCAGGGGCGGCTGGAGGTGCTGGCGGGGGTGAACCTGCCCATGCTCCTCAAGGCCAACTCGCTCCGGTCCGAGGAGATGCCGCTGGCGGAGATGGCCGCCCAGCTCGCATCCTATGGGCAGCGCAACATCACCTGTGCGTCGGCCCTGTTGCGTGAGGCGCAGCAACGTCAGCAGCAGAGTGCACCACGAACTTGA
- a CDS encoding histidine triad nucleotide-binding protein, with the protein MSDCLFCKIRDGQIPARVVYRDEQCLAFEDINPQAPTHVLFIPNKHIATVNDITPEDREVVGQLFVAAAKLARERGHADNGYRVVMNTQRDAGQTVFHIHLHLLAGRSLHWPPG; encoded by the coding sequence ATGTCCGACTGCCTCTTCTGCAAGATTCGCGACGGCCAGATTCCCGCCAGGGTCGTCTACCGTGATGAGCAGTGCCTCGCCTTCGAGGACATCAATCCCCAGGCGCCCACGCATGTGCTCTTCATCCCCAACAAGCACATCGCCACGGTGAACGACATCACCCCGGAGGACCGCGAGGTGGTGGGCCAGCTCTTCGTCGCCGCCGCGAAGCTGGCGCGCGAGCGCGGCCACGCCGACAACGGCTACCGGGTGGTGATGAACACCCAGCGCGATGCCGGGCAGACGGTGTTCCACATCCACCTGCACCTGCTCGCCGGGCGCTCCCTGCACTGGCCCCCGGGGTAG
- the rapZ gene encoding RNase adapter RapZ produces MSNALAKHIVVISGMSGSGKSTAIRALEDVGFFCIDNLPVLLLPKLTELAGAGQFEHLALVVDAREGIFLHEAPRVLDEVRRVGHHVEVLFLDASDDSLIRRFSETRRRHPLAPQGTVAEGIAIERQRLKDLRELADQVIDSSVLNVHDLKRMVQGRFSPEPASPSLSVMSFGFRHGVPPQADLVLDVRFLPNPYFVPELKGLTGRDSRVSAYVLDREETQQFVDKVVDLCRFLFPRYQKEGKAYLTVALGCTGGKHRSVAIAEELRQRLSGDHPRVQVWHRDIDKE; encoded by the coding sequence GTGAGCAACGCCCTGGCCAAGCACATCGTCGTCATCTCGGGCATGTCCGGCTCGGGCAAGTCCACCGCCATCCGCGCCCTGGAGGACGTGGGCTTCTTCTGCATCGACAACCTGCCGGTGCTGCTGCTGCCCAAGCTCACCGAGCTCGCCGGCGCGGGGCAGTTCGAGCACCTGGCGCTCGTGGTGGACGCGCGCGAGGGCATCTTCCTGCACGAGGCCCCGCGGGTGCTCGACGAGGTGCGCCGGGTGGGGCACCACGTGGAGGTGCTCTTCCTGGACGCCAGCGACGACAGCCTCATCCGCCGCTTCAGCGAGACGCGCCGCCGCCACCCGCTCGCGCCCCAGGGCACCGTGGCCGAGGGCATCGCCATCGAGCGCCAGCGGCTCAAGGATCTGCGCGAGCTGGCCGATCAGGTCATCGACTCGTCGGTGCTCAACGTCCATGACTTGAAGCGCATGGTGCAGGGGCGCTTCTCCCCCGAGCCCGCCAGCCCCTCCCTGTCGGTGATGAGCTTCGGCTTCCGCCACGGCGTGCCGCCCCAGGCGGACCTGGTGCTCGATGTGCGCTTTCTGCCCAACCCCTACTTCGTCCCGGAGCTCAAGGGGCTCACCGGCCGCGACTCGCGCGTGTCCGCGTACGTCCTTGACCGCGAGGAAACGCAGCAGTTCGTGGACAAGGTGGTGGACCTGTGCCGCTTCCTCTTCCCGCGCTACCAGAAGGAGGGCAAGGCGTACCTCACCGTGGCGCTCGGCTGCACCGGCGGGAAGCACCGCTCGGTGGCCATCGCCGAGGAGCTGCGCCAGCGCCTCTCCGGAGACCATCCGCGCGTGCAGGTGTGGCACCGCGACATCGATAAAGAGTAA
- a CDS encoding PTS sugar transporter subunit IIC, with the protein MSVGWTQVALAGVWGGLVAVERKAFLQAMFSRPLVAATAMGVLLDDVPSGLFVGLVLELFHLGSANLGASLPDHDTLSATGASASAACMAAATGAGSTPAIWSLSVLLFLGLGRLGREMDRFLERYAARLAQKALASAEAGQLTRAMRQNLWGMWPHFVLFGAMTSVCAVVGFLLGPLLEGLPLRVLRGLAWAYPAMASVSAAIAARGSHAKRSSFYAGMGAGAVTLTAALLALREWL; encoded by the coding sequence GTGAGCGTGGGCTGGACCCAGGTGGCGCTCGCCGGCGTCTGGGGCGGCCTCGTCGCGGTGGAGCGCAAGGCCTTCCTCCAGGCCATGTTCTCCCGGCCCCTCGTGGCGGCCACCGCCATGGGCGTCCTGCTCGACGACGTGCCCTCGGGGCTCTTCGTGGGCCTCGTGCTGGAGCTCTTCCACCTGGGCTCGGCCAACCTCGGCGCCTCGTTGCCGGACCATGACACCCTGTCGGCCACGGGCGCCTCGGCGTCGGCGGCGTGCATGGCGGCCGCCACGGGCGCTGGCTCCACCCCGGCCATCTGGTCGCTCTCCGTGCTGCTCTTCCTGGGGCTCGGCCGCTTGGGCCGCGAGATGGACCGCTTCCTCGAGCGCTACGCGGCGCGGCTCGCCCAGAAGGCCCTCGCCTCGGCCGAGGCGGGCCAGCTCACCCGCGCCATGCGGCAGAACCTCTGGGGCATGTGGCCGCACTTCGTCCTCTTCGGCGCGATGACCAGCGTGTGCGCCGTCGTGGGCTTCCTGCTCGGGCCGCTGCTGGAGGGACTGCCGTTGCGCGTGCTCCGGGGGCTCGCCTGGGCCTACCCCGCCATGGCCTCGGTGTCCGCGGCGATCGCCGCGCGGGGCAGCCATGCCAAGCGCTCCTCCTTCTACGCGGGCATGGGCGCGGGCGCCGTCACCCTGACCGCGGCCTTGCTGGCACTTCGGGAGTGGCTGTGA
- a CDS encoding cell surface protein: protein MRRPLVPRMSGGAWLLLPVLAAGCGGPSLQDEPQALAACPAEPQPFADHVVSYSPGPNAGFGQDAFPGIVLGPPHGGGASAGSLDVLSLGRGGEIVLEFTDIGVVDGPGVDLLVFENAFNSPIGPFVERGIVSVSEDGQTWHEFPCAFTDAAGGYPGCAGIKPVYSSPTNGVSATDPAVAGGDGFDLATLGVPRARFVRVRDAGNNSNGSPSSGFDLDAVAVVNGYALCQTP from the coding sequence GTGAGGCGCCCGCTCGTTCCCCGCATGTCCGGGGGCGCCTGGCTCCTCCTTCCCGTGCTCGCCGCGGGCTGTGGGGGGCCTTCCCTCCAGGACGAGCCCCAGGCCCTCGCGGCGTGCCCGGCGGAGCCCCAGCCGTTCGCCGACCACGTGGTGTCCTACTCGCCCGGCCCGAACGCGGGTTTTGGCCAGGATGCCTTCCCCGGCATCGTGCTCGGGCCTCCCCATGGAGGGGGGGCGAGCGCGGGTTCGCTGGACGTGCTCTCGCTGGGCCGTGGGGGAGAAATCGTCCTCGAGTTCACCGACATCGGCGTGGTGGATGGTCCGGGCGTGGACCTGCTCGTCTTCGAGAACGCCTTCAACAGCCCCATCGGTCCCTTCGTGGAGCGGGGCATCGTCTCGGTGAGCGAGGATGGCCAGACCTGGCACGAGTTCCCCTGTGCCTTCACGGACGCGGCGGGGGGGTATCCCGGCTGCGCGGGCATCAAGCCCGTGTACTCCTCGCCGACCAATGGGGTGAGCGCCACGGATCCCGCGGTGGCGGGGGGTGATGGCTTCGACCTCGCCACCCTGGGCGTGCCCCGGGCCCGCTTCGTCCGTGTGCGCGACGCGGGCAACAACTCCAATGGCTCCCCCTCCTCGGGGTTCGACCTGGACGCCGTCGCCGTGGTGAACGGCTACGCCCTCTGCCAGACGCCATGA
- a CDS encoding FHA domain-containing protein — translation MWQIIINGPGYFDTSYELPEGVTYLGRADENDIVLGGDLVSRRHARLILEGEHLRVEDLGSRNGSRLNGTLFQGSADLRPGDTISLGENSVSVRQAQQSENAATEMVDLGAGGVRRFGHGDDVGPSVLLAKNIKDVDLLRALDNISAPYGDSSPPLAAAPIALAPPTAAPQRGIAETLLLLFRAAETLATATNLTAFLESTMDRLLQRIDATTAVVLLRHPTGVLVPASVRHRGKLSQGEVPVSDAIIDEALRQGRALLVGDVRDDRRFASRESVILYGVDRVLCIPLGSEPTFAGVLYINTSARSDMELEVMLDACTAVAHLVSTGIQKFSAPAASGPPLRHHLERFHAPDVAERRATEALRSGSRPQGLEERTLSIVHVELASFGALSARLGPARASVLLNDFHSRLGGLVFSFDGALEGQLGDSMRAVFGALQTRPDDAVHAVRAALALRSDWERHMARRPADERCALRIGVNTSKVLVGMVGPDSRPSLCAVGEGVNVATWLAGSAEPGQLLVTGKTLAVTGARFDVVPLGERLLRPPRDKVAAFEVLDEDVGQLTNPGVR, via the coding sequence ATGTGGCAGATCATCATCAACGGTCCGGGTTACTTCGATACCTCCTACGAATTGCCCGAGGGCGTCACCTATCTCGGCCGAGCGGATGAGAACGACATCGTCCTGGGTGGCGATCTCGTGTCGCGGCGGCACGCCCGCCTCATCCTGGAGGGCGAGCACCTGCGCGTGGAGGACCTGGGCAGCCGCAACGGCAGCCGCCTCAATGGCACCCTCTTCCAGGGCAGCGCCGACCTGCGTCCCGGCGACACCATCTCCCTGGGGGAGAACTCCGTGTCCGTGCGCCAGGCGCAGCAATCCGAGAACGCGGCCACGGAGATGGTGGACCTGGGCGCCGGAGGGGTGCGCCGCTTCGGCCACGGCGACGACGTGGGCCCCTCCGTCCTGCTCGCCAAGAACATCAAGGACGTGGATCTACTGCGGGCGCTCGACAACATCTCCGCGCCCTATGGCGACTCGTCTCCCCCCCTGGCCGCGGCGCCCATCGCGCTGGCGCCGCCCACCGCGGCACCCCAGCGGGGTATCGCCGAGACGCTCCTGCTGCTCTTCCGCGCCGCGGAGACGCTCGCCACCGCCACGAACCTGACGGCCTTCCTCGAGTCCACGATGGACCGGCTGCTCCAGCGCATCGACGCCACCACCGCCGTGGTGCTCCTGCGCCACCCCACGGGGGTGCTGGTGCCCGCCTCCGTGCGCCACCGGGGCAAGCTGTCCCAGGGCGAGGTGCCCGTCTCGGACGCCATCATCGACGAGGCGCTGCGCCAGGGCCGCGCCCTGCTGGTGGGTGACGTGCGCGACGACCGCCGCTTCGCCAGCCGCGAGAGCGTCATCCTCTACGGCGTGGACCGGGTGCTCTGCATCCCCCTGGGCAGCGAGCCCACGTTCGCGGGCGTGCTCTACATCAACACCTCGGCGCGCAGCGACATGGAGCTGGAGGTGATGCTCGACGCCTGCACCGCCGTGGCGCACCTGGTGTCCACCGGCATCCAGAAGTTCTCCGCCCCCGCCGCGTCCGGCCCTCCTCTGCGCCACCACCTGGAGCGCTTCCACGCCCCCGACGTGGCCGAGCGGCGCGCCACCGAGGCCCTGCGCTCCGGCTCCCGGCCCCAGGGCCTGGAGGAGCGCACCCTGAGCATCGTCCACGTGGAGCTCGCGAGCTTCGGCGCGCTGAGCGCCCGGCTGGGGCCCGCGCGCGCCTCGGTGCTGCTCAATGACTTCCACTCGCGGCTGGGGGGCCTCGTCTTCAGCTTCGACGGCGCCCTGGAGGGCCAGCTCGGCGACTCGATGCGCGCCGTCTTCGGGGCCCTGCAGACCCGGCCGGATGACGCCGTACACGCGGTGCGCGCCGCGCTCGCCCTGCGCTCCGACTGGGAGCGCCACATGGCCCGCCGCCCCGCGGACGAGCGGTGCGCGCTGCGCATCGGCGTCAACACCTCCAAGGTGCTGGTGGGCATGGTGGGCCCCGACTCGCGCCCCTCGCTGTGCGCCGTGGGCGAGGGCGTCAACGTGGCCACCTGGCTCGCCGGCTCCGCCGAGCCCGGCCAGCTCCTCGTCACCGGCAAGACGCTCGCCGTCACGGGCGCCCGTTTCGACGTGGTGCCCCTGGGCGAGCGCCTGCTCCGTCCCCCGCGCGACAAGGTGGCGGCCTTCGAGGTCCTGGACGAGGACGTCGGTCAGCTCACCAACCCTGGTGTACGCTGA
- a CDS encoding protein kinase domain-containing protein: MGEIFLARLEGMQGFEKLCVIKKILPQLAEDPEFVERFVGEARTLVKLTHGSIAQVLDMGLHEGDAYMALEYVDGKDLRKVAARARDRQMPLPLTFVLFVMGRVLDALAYAHRKKGDDESELNLVHRDISPQNILISYEGEVKVIDFGLAKSRLSAAKTNPSIILGKFLYMSPEQARHLPVDRRSDLYAVGLCLYELLSGKNPFDSLPPGELMSAVAHPNIPPLSQVAPGVPASVSQLVMKALAVDPAQRFQAAEELRGRINACLLELDAASGPESISRYMHELFASEYLTERRMLVMLREVGRAPESEPEGPGLPEGVSRPVPMLPPKTIRLDGPVEPLSFKPTPRTREGASGRDEGETRPAVAMDEPTAPDAVLEGPTRPAVPLEAIEESRRERPSGSQVPTLDEMKAVPEPPPALLEGMMPRTLEEVPPPIEDTPGWSESLPPEPPPPAEEPRPERWREPMSPPMLFETEEHELSAPDAEPEEEAAHAGTEPHGDAVDVRMDDTQPRIQMPSARMDDTQPRVVLRDVYHEDTQPRVVLDESLLRDTEQDDVPPSQRPKSGGTHIPRRRVVTTGVSRPSASRRAIPDDLEPEDEGEEQTEETPALPVAREPTASMPVARGRAARPRRRWIPLVFVVLGVAVVVGLWAAVISQQPASRSSPPPTRPLVRSTPKVAPPAVVPPPSVPPREEVSPPAPPSTAGAVPSEAASDAGTALDAGVESSESAVESDWLSPLAAPGKAPAVRKPRAARGQTELQKEWARTRLAYERLTRVIACDNLSLLCSRYDSLEQQVEQAGDAEDPQLLGKVRQLQRDIKKRSSS, from the coding sequence ATGGGGGAGATCTTCCTCGCGCGGCTGGAGGGGATGCAGGGCTTCGAGAAGCTGTGTGTCATCAAGAAGATTTTGCCGCAGCTCGCGGAGGACCCGGAGTTCGTCGAGCGCTTCGTGGGCGAGGCGCGCACGCTGGTGAAGCTCACGCACGGCTCCATCGCGCAGGTGCTGGACATGGGGCTGCACGAGGGCGATGCGTACATGGCCCTCGAGTACGTGGACGGCAAGGACCTGCGCAAGGTGGCGGCGCGGGCGAGGGACCGGCAGATGCCGCTGCCGCTCACCTTCGTGCTGTTCGTGATGGGGAGGGTGCTGGACGCGCTCGCCTACGCGCACCGCAAGAAGGGGGATGACGAGAGCGAGCTGAACCTGGTGCACCGGGACATCTCGCCGCAGAACATCCTCATCTCCTACGAGGGGGAGGTGAAGGTCATCGACTTCGGGCTGGCCAAGAGCCGGCTGAGCGCGGCGAAGACCAACCCGAGCATCATCCTCGGCAAGTTCCTCTACATGTCGCCCGAGCAGGCCCGGCACCTGCCAGTGGACCGGCGCAGCGACCTATACGCGGTGGGCCTGTGTCTGTACGAGCTGCTGTCCGGGAAGAACCCCTTCGACTCGCTGCCGCCCGGCGAGCTGATGTCCGCGGTGGCGCACCCGAACATCCCGCCGCTGTCCCAGGTGGCGCCCGGGGTGCCGGCCTCGGTGTCTCAGTTGGTGATGAAGGCGCTGGCGGTGGACCCGGCGCAGCGCTTCCAGGCGGCGGAGGAGCTGCGCGGCCGGATCAACGCGTGTCTGCTGGAGCTGGATGCCGCCTCGGGCCCGGAGTCCATCAGCCGGTACATGCACGAGCTGTTCGCCTCGGAGTACCTGACCGAGCGGCGGATGCTGGTGATGCTGCGCGAGGTGGGACGGGCGCCCGAGTCGGAGCCCGAGGGGCCGGGCCTGCCAGAGGGCGTGTCGCGGCCCGTGCCGATGTTGCCGCCGAAGACGATCCGCCTGGATGGACCCGTCGAGCCGCTGTCCTTCAAGCCCACGCCGCGCACGCGCGAGGGCGCCTCCGGGCGTGATGAGGGGGAGACGCGGCCGGCCGTGGCGATGGATGAGCCCACGGCTCCCGACGCCGTGCTGGAGGGGCCCACTCGGCCCGCCGTTCCCCTGGAGGCCATCGAGGAGTCCCGGCGCGAGCGGCCCTCGGGCTCCCAGGTGCCGACGTTGGACGAGATGAAGGCCGTGCCGGAGCCGCCTCCGGCCTTGCTCGAGGGGATGATGCCGCGCACCCTGGAGGAGGTGCCGCCGCCCATCGAGGACACGCCGGGCTGGTCCGAGTCGCTTCCTCCCGAGCCGCCTCCCCCCGCGGAGGAGCCGCGCCCGGAGCGGTGGCGGGAGCCGATGTCTCCGCCCATGCTGTTCGAGACGGAGGAGCACGAGCTGTCCGCGCCCGACGCGGAGCCGGAGGAGGAAGCGGCCCACGCGGGGACCGAGCCGCACGGGGATGCGGTGGACGTGCGGATGGACGACACGCAGCCGCGCATCCAGATGCCGTCCGCGCGGATGGATGACACCCAGCCGCGCGTGGTGCTTCGCGACGTCTACCACGAGGATACCCAGCCGCGAGTGGTGCTGGACGAGTCGCTGTTGCGCGACACGGAGCAGGACGACGTGCCGCCGTCGCAACGGCCGAAGTCTGGTGGGACGCACATCCCCCGCCGCCGTGTGGTGACGACGGGCGTCTCCCGCCCCTCGGCCTCGCGCAGGGCGATTCCAGACGACCTCGAGCCGGAGGACGAGGGCGAGGAGCAGACGGAGGAGACCCCGGCGCTGCCGGTCGCGCGCGAGCCCACCGCTTCCATGCCCGTGGCCCGGGGGCGTGCGGCGCGACCCCGGCGGCGGTGGATACCCCTGGTGTTCGTGGTGCTGGGCGTGGCCGTGGTCGTGGGCCTCTGGGCCGCCGTCATTTCTCAGCAGCCCGCGTCGCGTTCGTCCCCACCGCCCACGCGTCCCCTGGTGCGTTCCACGCCCAAGGTGGCGCCTCCCGCGGTCGTTCCACCTCCGTCCGTGCCTCCTCGCGAGGAGGTTTCACCTCCCGCGCCTCCGTCCACGGCTGGGGCCGTCCCCTCCGAGGCCGCCTCGGATGCGGGCACGGCGCTGGATGCGGGCGTGGAGTCGTCCGAGTCCGCGGTGGAGTCGGATTGGCTCTCTCCCCTCGCGGCTCCGGGCAAGGCTCCGGCGGTGCGCAAGCCGCGCGCCGCACGGGGGCAGACAGAGTTGCAGAAGGAGTGGGCCCGCACGCGCCTCGCCTACGAACGGCTCACCCGGGTCATCGCGTGTGACAACCTCAGCCTCCTGTGCAGCCGCTATGACAGCCTCGAGCAGCAGGTGGAGCAGGCCGGGGACGCCGAGGATCCGCAGTTGCTCGGCAAGGTGAGGCAGCTCCAGCGCGACATCAAGAAGAGGAGCAGCTCGTGA
- the hprK gene encoding HPr(Ser) kinase/phosphatase: MNSIRVSQLLEDREYDLQLTLVAGERGLQRRINSSRIQKPGLALTGFTEHLHPQRVQVFGNTEVSYLRTLSLERQREVLDSLFQEELACVVVTKGIDPPQALAEACEKAGLTLMRTPLLSSAFIQQVQAFLEESLTESSSLHGVLIDVFGVGVLLLGKSGIGKSEIALDLVMRGHRLVADDIVDVTRRRQGVVYGTGNAVIRHHMEIRGLGIINIKDLFGVAAVRERKMIELVIELQEWDPHQEYDRLGVEDRFMNIVGVDVPLSVVPVRPGRNMTTIIEVAARNQLLKQRGHHSAREFAERLNRAIAEGVTRRARREEVE; this comes from the coding sequence ATGAACTCCATCCGCGTATCCCAATTGCTGGAAGACCGCGAGTACGACCTCCAGCTGACCCTGGTTGCGGGGGAGCGGGGCCTGCAGCGCCGCATCAACTCCTCGCGCATTCAAAAGCCGGGGCTGGCCCTCACTGGCTTCACCGAGCACCTGCACCCCCAGCGGGTCCAGGTGTTCGGCAACACGGAAGTCTCCTACCTGCGCACACTTTCCCTCGAGCGGCAGCGCGAGGTGCTCGACTCGCTCTTCCAGGAGGAGCTGGCGTGCGTGGTGGTGACCAAGGGCATCGATCCGCCGCAGGCCCTGGCGGAGGCGTGTGAGAAGGCGGGTCTGACGCTCATGCGCACGCCCCTGCTCTCCAGCGCCTTCATCCAGCAGGTGCAGGCCTTCCTGGAGGAGTCGCTCACCGAGTCGAGCAGCCTGCACGGGGTGCTCATCGACGTGTTCGGCGTGGGCGTGCTGCTGCTGGGCAAGAGTGGCATCGGCAAGAGCGAGATCGCGCTGGACCTGGTGATGCGTGGCCACCGGCTGGTGGCGGACGACATCGTGGACGTGACGCGGCGGCGCCAGGGCGTGGTGTATGGCACGGGCAACGCCGTCATCCGGCACCACATGGAGATCCGCGGCCTGGGCATCATCAACATCAAGGACCTGTTCGGCGTGGCCGCGGTGCGCGAGCGCAAGATGATCGAACTGGTCATCGAGCTGCAGGAGTGGGATCCCCACCAGGAATATGACCGGCTGGGGGTGGAGGATCGCTTCATGAACATCGTGGGCGTGGACGTTCCGCTCTCGGTGGTGCCGGTGCGCCCGGGCCGCAACATGACCACCATCATCGAGGTGGCGGCGCGCAATCAGCTTCTCAAGCAGCGGGGCCATCACTCGGCGCGCGAGTTCGCCGAGCGTCTCAACCGTGCCATCGCCGAGGGTGTGACGCGCCGCGCCCGTCGGGAGGAAGTCGAGTGA